In one window of Deltaproteobacteria bacterium DNA:
- a CDS encoding substrate-binding domain-containing protein: protein MDGVFMAEKQIAVMAASFAFSFPAKMLALIKSNLKFGEVVTQYPTIGIPTTEQRRLQNLLSQSPPFGLIGICIRPEATMIAEYRAANIPIVLIDEEMNGAATVTTDNFEGGYLAGKHFINSGRRNIAVVSGRTNIEGSYNATHKLQGFLKALAENDLHFDQNNLIEVTDYSYSDGAKSMRILLDQREKIDAVFSAAGDECAVGILKTARERGIHIPLNVAVIGYDDIEIAKSANPPLTTIRQPLFEMASAAYRMVTIAANETLALSTKTLFRPELIIRESA, encoded by the coding sequence ATGGATGGTGTATTTATGGCCGAAAAACAAATCGCAGTAATGGCAGCAAGTTTTGCCTTTTCATTTCCGGCAAAAATGTTGGCACTAATTAAAAGTAATCTTAAATTTGGCGAAGTTGTGACTCAATACCCGACTATTGGTATACCCACCACTGAACAACGCCGACTGCAAAACCTACTTAGTCAATCACCACCATTTGGTTTGATTGGTATTTGTATTAGACCCGAAGCTACAATGATAGCAGAATATCGTGCCGCCAATATCCCTATCGTATTAATAGATGAAGAGATGAATGGCGCTGCGACTGTCACTACTGATAATTTTGAAGGTGGCTATTTAGCAGGTAAACATTTCATTAATTCTGGCCGTCGCAATATAGCCGTTGTTTCAGGTAGAACCAATATTGAGGGTAGCTATAATGCCACTCATAAACTTCAGGGTTTTTTAAAAGCTCTCGCTGAAAACGACCTTCACTTTGACCAAAATAATCTTATCGAAGTAACTGATTATTCATATAGTGATGGTGCCAAATCAATGCGTATTCTTCTTGATCAACGTGAAAAAATCGATGCAGTCTTCTCGGCTGCCGGAGATGAATGTGCGGTTGGAATCTTAAAAACTGCTCGCGAACGAGGTATTCACATCCCTTTAAATGTAGCTGTAATTGGCTATGATGACATAGAAATCGCCAAATCGGCTAACCCCCCGTTAACAACTATTAGACAACCATTATTTGAAATGGCCAGTGCTGCATATCGTATGGTTACGATTGCAGCTAATGAAACCTTAGCATTATCTACTAAAACATTATTTAGACCAGAATTAATAATCCGCGAATCTGCTTAA
- the ftcD gene encoding glutamate formimidoyltransferase, with protein MKLIECVPNISDGQNPAIYQGIAAAAASVPGVKVLHVDPGFSANRTVITFVGSNDAILQGAWQLAKVAIANINMQLHTGTHARIGALDVMPFIPLLNTTIEECVTIARTIAMRLGNELGIPTYLYEAAASKPDRSNLADIRKGEYEGLAKKLFDKAWQPDFGPATFIPKTGAAIVGARKLLIAYNINLDTQDAVIARRIARDLRERSYILRGLEGNLILNASGSPQYKEGLLPSVKAIGWYAPEYSCAQVSMNLLDITRTPLHIAYDTCVQQALDYGVQVTGSEIVGLVSKDAMIAAGKHYLARSGQFSDVLDAEAIEVAIDNLGLNKAKSFNRNERIIEYCLEAHYGSYRSI; from the coding sequence GTGAAGCTCATTGAGTGCGTGCCCAACATTTCTGATGGTCAAAATCCAGCAATATATCAAGGTATCGCAGCAGCGGCAGCATCGGTTCCAGGAGTAAAAGTGTTACATGTTGATCCAGGTTTTTCTGCTAATCGTACGGTAATAACTTTTGTTGGTTCTAATGATGCAATTCTACAAGGGGCTTGGCAGTTAGCAAAAGTAGCAATTGCAAATATAAATATGCAGCTTCATACCGGTACACACGCGCGAATTGGCGCATTAGATGTAATGCCGTTTATTCCATTGCTAAATACTACCATTGAAGAATGTGTAACTATTGCACGTACTATTGCAATGCGTTTAGGCAATGAGTTGGGTATACCGACTTATCTTTATGAAGCGGCGGCAAGCAAACCAGATAGAAGCAATCTTGCTGATATTCGTAAAGGCGAATATGAAGGATTAGCCAAGAAGCTGTTTGACAAAGCCTGGCAGCCTGATTTTGGGCCAGCTACATTTATACCAAAAACTGGTGCTGCGATAGTCGGTGCCCGCAAGCTGTTAATAGCTTACAATATCAATCTCGATACCCAAGATGCCGTTATCGCAAGGCGAATTGCAAGAGATCTTCGCGAACGAAGTTATATACTTCGAGGTTTGGAGGGCAACCTTATTTTAAATGCTTCCGGCAGTCCACAATATAAAGAGGGTTTATTGCCATCTGTAAAAGCTATAGGTTGGTATGCGCCAGAGTATAGTTGTGCTCAGGTTTCGATGAATTTACTAGATATCACTCGTACCCCTTTGCATATTGCATATGATACCTGTGTACAGCAGGCTTTAGATTACGGAGTGCAAGTTACCGGTTCAGAAATTGTAGGATTGGTAAGCAAAGACGCAATGATTGCTGCTGGGAAGCATTATTTGGCACGTAGCGGACAATTTTCAGATGTTTTAGACGCTGAAGCGATCGAGGTGGCAATAGATAATCTTGGTCTTAATAAGGCGAAATCATTCAATCGTAATGAGAGAATCATTGAATATTGCCTTGAAGCACACTATGGCAGTTATAGGAGCATATGA
- a CDS encoding branched-chain amino acid aminotransferase: MDKNTITIHRIRPSEAKKKPDDSTLTFGRVFSDHFFIIDRNKQGEWLSAKIEPYRPLQLDPSSVCLHYGQMVFEGLKAYCNKRNEILLFRWQKNAERMRTSCRRLMMDCVDEQMFGRAIKTLILLERDWIPKDPECSLYVRPNIIGTDAYLGVHPAEEYKFYVLVCPVGAYYREGFAPVSILVEDQDVRAVRGGLGSVKTAANYAHSLRAQARAASKGFTQVLWLDAIEQRWVEEVGTMNIFFVIKDELITPPLEGSILPGVTRDSVITIAKHWGIKVVERAISIDEVIATAQSGDLQECFGTGTAAVISPVGLFSYRGSEYLVSNNKTGPLAQRLYDFITAIQHGDIEDLFGWVERIDHLNIEELANG, encoded by the coding sequence ATGGACAAAAATACTATAACAATTCATAGAATACGCCCCAGTGAGGCAAAGAAAAAACCTGATGACTCAACTTTAACATTTGGGCGCGTCTTTTCTGATCATTTTTTTATTATAGATCGCAATAAGCAAGGTGAGTGGCTGTCAGCGAAAATCGAGCCCTATCGTCCTTTGCAGTTAGACCCATCCTCTGTGTGTTTGCACTATGGACAAATGGTATTTGAGGGTCTTAAGGCATACTGTAATAAACGTAATGAAATATTATTATTTCGTTGGCAAAAGAATGCTGAGCGTATGCGTACCTCATGCCGAAGGCTAATGATGGATTGCGTTGACGAGCAGATGTTCGGCCGGGCCATTAAAACATTAATTTTGCTTGAGCGTGATTGGATTCCCAAAGATCCAGAATGTTCTCTTTATGTTCGTCCTAATATTATTGGCACAGATGCTTATTTGGGTGTGCATCCTGCCGAAGAATATAAATTTTATGTGTTGGTTTGTCCGGTGGGTGCTTATTATCGAGAAGGTTTTGCACCAGTTAGTATTTTAGTCGAAGATCAAGATGTTCGAGCAGTACGAGGCGGGCTAGGCTCAGTTAAAACCGCAGCAAATTATGCCCATTCACTGCGAGCCCAAGCGCGGGCTGCCAGCAAAGGTTTTACCCAGGTGTTATGGCTTGATGCCATAGAGCAGCGTTGGGTTGAAGAAGTTGGTACGATGAATATTTTTTTCGTCATTAAAGATGAATTAATTACGCCGCCATTGGAAGGTAGCATTTTACCAGGAGTAACACGAGATTCAGTTATTACTATCGCTAAACATTGGGGAATAAAAGTGGTTGAGCGCGCGATATCAATTGATGAAGTAATTGCAACAGCGCAATCGGGTGATTTACAAGAATGCTTTGGTACTGGTACAGCGGCGGTAATTTCACCAGTTGGTTTGTTTAGCTACCGCGGCAGCGAATATCTGGTCAGCAACAATAAAACTGGTCCGCTAGCCCAGCGTTTATATGACTTTATCACAGCCATTCAACATGGGGACATTGAAGATTTGTTTGGTTGGGTAGAGCGAATCGACCACTTAAATATTGAAGAGCTAGCTAACGGCTGA
- a CDS encoding amidohydrolase family protein: protein MLACNPLPPERLLIHAGRLFDGSGGPVLKNMQIEVYRGLIVNIKQDDHQIFSNSSNTKIIDAREATVMPGIINTQLDLTYNYQINEPGDFYTAIQNLNLFINSGITTVADRGTSLAMALGLRRYVGTGRGRGPRLLVSGSTIHTYEISNANLNDRSTVTCLATTKNENKKNIDTYQMQIRQLAVAGVDFINFTNVPKHSDATKSPQIIHDCWCNIIKEAHIQKLLAFVEVSNEQERTIANKCKADVIISKPNTNYLAYSDTATKKFHKQPDLVSILLHDKNIDTTSPNVALTTITRDSAKLLGLGDALGRIAIGYRADIIVVKGSPDSDLTKLKNIQMVIIDGIVQPTSESISTWWATISAAFYVIWAWIGI, encoded by the coding sequence TTGCTTGCTTGCAACCCTCTACCACCTGAACGATTGCTCATTCATGCAGGACGTTTGTTTGATGGTAGCGGTGGCCCAGTTCTTAAAAATATGCAGATTGAAGTGTACCGCGGGCTTATTGTTAATATAAAACAAGATGACCATCAAATATTTAGCAACTCATCTAATACAAAAATTATTGATGCCCGTGAGGCCACAGTGATGCCGGGAATTATTAATACTCAATTAGATCTTACTTATAATTATCAAATTAATGAACCCGGTGATTTTTATACGGCAATACAAAACCTTAATTTGTTTATCAATAGTGGTATTACTACTGTAGCTGATCGCGGTACTTCTTTAGCTATGGCTTTAGGGCTGCGACGGTATGTAGGCACCGGACGCGGTCGTGGGCCACGTTTATTAGTAAGTGGCTCAACAATACACACATATGAAATCAGCAATGCAAATTTGAATGATCGCAGTACTGTTACTTGTTTAGCTACAACTAAAAACGAAAATAAAAAAAATATTGATACCTACCAAATGCAGATTCGTCAGTTAGCTGTTGCTGGTGTTGATTTTATTAATTTTACTAATGTTCCAAAGCATAGCGATGCCACAAAATCGCCACAAATTATTCATGATTGCTGGTGCAATATTATCAAAGAAGCTCATATACAAAAATTATTAGCTTTTGTTGAAGTATCTAATGAGCAAGAGCGTACGATCGCCAATAAATGTAAAGCAGATGTTATCATATCTAAACCAAATACTAATTATCTAGCCTACAGCGACACAGCCACAAAAAAGTTCCATAAACAACCAGACTTAGTATCGATTTTATTACATGATAAAAATATTGACACTACATCTCCTAATGTTGCTTTAACAACGATAACCCGTGATAGTGCAAAATTATTAGGCTTAGGTGATGCATTAGGACGTATAGCAATAGGCTACCGGGCAGATATAATTGTGGTTAAAGGTAGTCCGGATAGCGATTTAACCAAGCTAAAAAATATACAAATGGTTATTATTGATGGCATAGTTCAACCAACATCTGAGTCTATTTCAACATGGTGGGCCACAATTTCTGCGGCTTTCTATGTCATTTGGGCTTGGATTGGCATCTGA